In the Phaseolus vulgaris cultivar G19833 chromosome 7, P. vulgaris v2.0, whole genome shotgun sequence genome, one interval contains:
- the LOC137830110 gene encoding protein transport protein SEC24 A-like: MGTENPGRPAFPSRPPFAGTQGMAPFSSTGTMVGSEPPSFRPTPPAPPLASTPFSSSAPPGHFNDPSVSHYPSNFSPAAGPFQRFPMPQFSSNAQAPPLRAPLMGQPTFQPSAGQTQSFPASLQPQPHTPFVSIGSPPPALPGSSVPPVFQPSFPGYPQNQAGAEMLNQGNYGPVHAPPMPFHPHQGGYVSQPPMAAPPGTQPMRSEPPTGVLGGLTEDFNSLSIQTRPGLMEPSIDVKELPRPLEGDEEQKFLSDVYPMNCNPRYLRLTTSGMPNSQSLCSRWHLPLGAVVCPLAESPDVEEVPIVNFTATGVVRCRRCRTYVNPYVKFTEGGRKFRCNNCSLLNDVPSEYYAPLDATGRRVDLNQRPELTNGTVEFVAPAEYMVRPPMPPVYFFLIDVSISAVRSGMIEVVAETIRSCLDELPGFPRTQIGFATFDSAIHFYNMKSSLTQPQMLVVSDLDDIFVPLPDDLLVNLSESRSVVEAFLDSLPSMFQDNVNLESAFGPSLKAAFAIMSQLGGKLLIFQNTLPSLGAGRLKLRGDDSKVYGTDKEHVLRLPEDPFYKQMAAEFSKFQISVNVYAFSDKYTDIASLGTLAKYTAGQLYYYPAFQSVIHGEKLRNELRRDLTRETGWEAVLRIRCAKGVRFTTYHGNFMLRSTDLLALPAVDCDKAFAMQLSLEETSLTTQTMYFQVALLYTASCGERRIRVHTAAAPVVSELVDMYRLADTGAILSLFSRLAIEKTLSHKLEEARSAVQLRIVKGLRDYRNIYAGQHRLVNRMVYPESLKFLTLYGLALCRSAPLRGGYGDVSLDERCAAGHTMMTLPIKRMLKLLYPSLHRLDEYLLNADDLRSIDRRLPLTGESLDSRGLYIYDDGFQFILWFGRVISPDIAKNLLGSNFAAELSKVTLNENENDNEMSRRLIKALEKLRSTDRAYYQLCRLVRQGEHPREGFLLLSNLFEDQMGANNGYADWIIQISRQVQQS, from the exons ATGGGGACAGAAAACCCTGGTCGACCAGCCTTCCCTTCTAGACCACCCTTTGCTGGTACACAGGGTATGGCACCTTTTTCGTCAACTGGGACCATGGTTGGGTCAGAGCCTCCTTCTTTTAGACCTACTCCTCCTGCTCCTCCCTTGGCATCCACACCATTTTCATCATCTGCGCCACCGGGCCACTTTAATGACCCCTCAGTGTCTCATTATCCTTCCAATTTCTCACCTGCTGCTGGACCTTTCCAGCGTTTTCCGATGCCACAGTTCTCCTCAAATGCTCAAGCGCCTCCCCTGCGTGCTCCACTCATGGGACAACCAACATTTCAACCTTCTGCGGGTCAAACACAGTCTTTTCCGGCTTCTCTTCAGCCTCAGCCGCACACGCCTTTTGTTTCAATAGGGTCTCCCCCTCCTGCACTTCCAGGATCGAGTGTTCCTCCTGTGTTTCAGCCATCTTTTCCTGGATATCCGCAGAACCAGGCTGGTGCAGAAATGCTAAATCAAGGAAATTATGGGCCTGTCCATGCACCACCTATGCCTTTTCACCCTCACCAAGGAGGTTATGTTTCGCAGCCCCCAATGGCTGCTCCGCCAGGCACCCAGCCCATGCGATCTGAACCGCCTACGGGTGTCCTTGGTGGCTTGACTGAAGACTTTAATTCGCTATCAATTCAAACTCGTCCTGGACTCATGGAGCCGTCCATCGATGTTAAAGAATTGCCAAGGCCATTGGAAGGCGATGAGGAGCAAAAGTTTTTATCTGATGTGTATCCCATGAACTGCAATCCTAGATATCTACGACTCACAACCAGTGGAATGCCTAACTCCCAGTCCTTATGTTCAAGGTGGCATCTTCCACTTGGAGCAGTTGTATGTCCACTTGCAGAGTCTCCTGATGTG GAAGAGGTACCCATAGTTAATTTTACTGCAACTGGTGTCGTACGCTGTAGGAGATGCCGCACATATGTGAATCCCTATGTCAAATTTACTGAAGGCGGAAGAAAGTTCCGGTGCAACAACTGCTCCTTGCTTAATGACG TTCCTAGTGAATATTATGCACCATTAGATGCCACTGGCAGAAGAGTTGATTTGAATCAACGACCTGAGCTTACAAACGGTACTGTAGAATTTGTTGCCCCAGCAGAATATATGGTGCGGCCTCCTATGCCTCCAGTATATTTCTTCCTTATTGATGTTTCCATATCTGCGGTTAGAAGCGGAATGATTGAG GTTGTGGCTGAAACAATCAGGTCATGTTTAGATGAGCTTCCGGGCTTTCCACGAACACAAATAGGGTTTGCAACTTTTGACAGTGCAATACATTTTTATAACATGAAG TCATCCTTGACACAACCACAAATGTTGGTGGTCTCAGATCTGGATGACATATTTGTTCCCCTGCCAGATGATCTTCTTGTCAACTTATCAGAATCAAGAAGTGTGGTGGAAGCGTTTCTTGATAGTCTACCATCCATGTTCCAGGACAATGTGAATCTGGAATCTGCTTTTGGTCCTTCTCTGAAGGCTGCCTTTGCGATTATG AGTCAACTTGGAGGGAAATtgttaatttttcaaaacacacTCCCATCTCTTGGTGCTGGCCGATTGAAACTACGTGGAGATGATTCTAAAGTTTATGGCACAGATAAAGAACATGTGTTAAGATTGCCAGAAGATCCCTTTTACAAACAAATGGCTGCTGAGTTTTCTAAATTCCAAATCTCAGTTAATGTGTATGCATTCAGTGATAAGTACACCGACATAGCATCCCTAG GAACTCTGGCAAAGTATACCGCTGGTCAACTGTATTACTATCCAGCTTTCCAATCAGTCATTCACGGGGAGAAACTAAGAAATGAGCTAAGGAGAGACCTTACCAGAGAAACTGGCTGGGAAGCTGTATTGCGAATTAGATGTGCAAAAG GTGTCCGTTTCACAACTTATCATGGAAACTTTATGCTAAGGTCCACAGATTTATTAGCACTTCCAGCTGTGGATTGTGATAAAGCCTTTGCCATGCAGTTATCACTTGAAGAAACATCATTGACAACTCAGACAATGTATTTCCAAGTTGCATTGTT GTATACTGCATCTTGTGGAGAAAGGCGTATCAGAGTACATACAGCTGCGGCTCCAGTAGTGTCAGAATTGGTAGACATGTATCGCTTGGCTGATACTGGTGCAATTTTATCTCTGTTTAGTAGGCTAG CAATTGAGAAAACATTATCCCATAAACTGGAAGAAGCCAGGAGTGCTGTACAACTAAGAATTGTGAAAGGCCTCCGAGATTATCGAAATATCTATGCTGGGCAACATCGTTTGGTGAATAGGATGGTATATCCTGAGTCATTAAAGTTCCTAACCTTGTATGGCTTAGCTCTTTGTAGATCAGCACCTCTCCGTGGTGGGTATGGGGATGTTTCACTAGATGAACGGTGTGCTGCTGGACACACAATGATGACCCTACCAATAAAAAGGATGTTGAAACTTCTCTACCCTAGTTTGCATCGACTTGATGAATATCTTCTAAAT GCTGATGACTTGAGAAGCATTGACAGAAGGTTACCTTTGACTGGGGAGAGCTTGGATTCTAGGGGCCTTTATATATATGACGATGGCTTCCAGTTCATTTTATGGTTTGGTAGAGTGATTTCACCTGACATAGCTAAAAACTTACTTGGGTCTAACTTTGCAGCAGAGTTATCAAAG GTTACTCTAAATGAGAATGAGAATGATAATGAGATGTCCCGGAGGCTGATAAAGGCACTTGAGAAGCTCAGAAGTACTGACCGTGCATATTACCAGTTGTGCCGCCTTGTGAGGCAAGGTGAACACCCCAGAGAAGGATTccttcttctttcaaacctgTTTGAGGATCAGATGGGTGCTAATAATGGATATGCTGATTGGATAATACAGATTTCCCGACAAGTGCAGCAATCATAA
- the LOC137830100 gene encoding probable receptor-like protein kinase At5g18500 — translation MGTDLKEELSVKTPVFDLKVWEIIGIAVGLFIIVILCVLSFCLTSRKKSRKARDRVVSHIPTVSKEITEVRVEQVPANGFVPREGILLTIHDKSSDKESDKVMLHLGVGKKKHGDSGSHSDSFHYLEKDGGGSQSGEEISSGSVGMYMPSSSYPITAPSPLSGLPEFSHLGWGHWFTLRDLELATNRFSKENVIGEGGYGVVYRGQLINGTPVAVKKILNNIGQAEKEFRVEVEAIGHVRHKNLVRLLGYCMEGTHRMLVYEYVSNGNLEQWLHGAMRHHGYLTWEARIKILLGTAKGLAYLHEAIEPKVVHRDIKSSNILIDEDFNAKVSDFGLAKLLGSGKSHVATRVMGTFGYVAPEYANTGLLNEKSDVYSFGVVLLEAITGRDPVDYGRPAQEVNMVDWLKMMVGNRRSEEAVDANIEVKPSTRTLKRALLTALRCVDPDSEKRPKMGQVVRMLESEEYPLAREDRRHRRNHGVNSEIESHKDSSDTDGSDIQGSRSESGR, via the exons ATGGGTACTGATCTCAAAGAAGAATTGTCCGTGAAAACTCCTGTTTTTGATCTTAAGGTTTGGGAAATAATTGGAATTGCGGTTGGATTGTTTATTATTGTCATCCTATGTGTGCTCTCATTTTGCCTTACATCAAGGAAGAAATCTAGAAAAGCCAGGGATAGGGTTGTTAGTCATATACCTACTGTCTCAAAGGAAATCACCGAAGTGCGAGTTGAGCAAGTGCCGGCGAATGGATTTGTTCCTCGTGAAGGAATACTTCTGACAATTCATGATAAATCCAGTGACAAAGAATCAGACAAAGTTATGCTCCATTTAGGGGTTGGGAAGAAGAAGCATGGGGATAGTGGCAGTCACTCGGATTCGTTTCATTACTTAGAGAAAGATGGTGGAGGGTCACAATCAGGGGAGGAGATTAGCTCTGGCTCGGTTGGAATGTACATGCCATCTTCTTCATACCCTATAACAGCTCCTTCACCTCTCTCTGGCCTTCCAGAATTCTCCCACTTGGGTTGGGGTCACTGGTTTACTCTGAGGGATCTCGAACTTGCTACAAACcgtttttcaaaagaaaatgtAATTGGTGAGGGTGGGTATGGAGTTGTTTATCGGGGACAGTTGATCAATGGGACTCCAGTGGCGGTTAAAAAGATACTCAATAACAT TGGTCAAGCTGAGAAAGAGTTTAGAGTGGAAGTTGAAGCTATTGGCCATGTCCGACATAAAAATTTGGTTCGACTTTTGGGGTACTGCATGGAGGGGACTCACAG GATGTTAGTCTATGAATATGTCAGTAACGGAAACTTAGAGCAATGGCTTCACGGAGCTATGCGACATCATGGATATCTTACCTGGGAAGCACGTATCAAGATTCTCCTTGGCACAGCTAAGGG GCTTGCATATTTGCATGAAGCAATTGAGCCAAAGGTGGTGCACCGAGATATCAAGTCAAGCAACATATTAATTGATGAGGACTTTAATGCCAAGGTTTCTGATTTTGGCCTGGCCAAGTTACTGGGTTCTGGGAAGAGTCATGTTGCTACACGAGTTATGGGAACCTTTGG ATATGTGGCTCCTGAATATGCAAATACTGGTCTTCTAAATGAAAAAAGTGATGTTTATAGCTTTGGTGTTGTGCTATTGGAAGCAATAACCGGAAGAGATCCAGTTGACTATGGTCGCCCAGCACAGGAA gTTAATATGGTTGATTGGCTGAAGATGATGGTTGGAAACAGGCGATCGGAAGAAGCGGTGGACGCAAACATTGAGGTGAAGCCATCTACCAGGACTTTGAAACGGGCGCTCTTAACTGCTTTGAGATGTGTAGATCCAGATTCAGAGAAAAGACCCAAGATGGGTCAAGTTGTGCGTATGCTTGAGTCAGAGGAGTACCCTTTAGCTAGAGAG GACCGTAGGCATCGAAGAAATCATGGGGTTAACTCAGAAATTGAATCCCATAAGGATAGTTCTGACACGGATGGGAGTGACATTCAGGGTTCTAGATCAGAAAGTGGAAGGTAA